Proteins encoded within one genomic window of Rhododendron vialii isolate Sample 1 chromosome 1a, ASM3025357v1:
- the LOC131336697 gene encoding putative acyl-activating enzyme 19 isoform X5 translates to MQEFYPLGGDELLLFKTSISFIDHLQEFLGALLTTCTLVIPPFNELKENSFYVHDFLQAYTINRLISVPSLMRMILPALDSPYNIRVQSSLKTLVLSGEVFPISLWEMLYKLLPKTTILNLYGSTEVSGDCSYFDCKRLLSILENEALDSVPIGMPMSNCDLVLLGEDSPMQGEIYVGGLCIAKGYYCDFSASSQEFVKLPICSSSGCFVSDLKCHHYFKTGDFARLLHSGDLVFMGRKDRTLKVNGQRIALEEVESTLLGYPGVVDAAVVSRRGQVEVALLEAHLVMRQKDVGSEILRASIRSWMLDKLPLAMIPRYFFFLESFPATSSGKVDYAQLACMTSSIKLDPSEFDNIQSTELLQVIKKAFCDALMVEMVSDDDDFFKMGGNSILAAHVSHSLEMDMRLLYIFPSPMKLQMALMGKEGLRAINGRANANLAHEESLLSNLKSPSLHSFRPRGRILRLCDKSDDFSGKRQKVDSDYYRSSMRISLGDGYPWDCNPFQVPCSFSRCNKLIYEGSHEGKDLCQKFIEVEIPRNKRVDMKEVWKVHMESCIDASPLVVFKDQDVFVFIGSHSFKFLCINAKSGFVQWETKLEGRIECSAAIIGDFSQVVVGCYQGIIYFIDLHSGSICWHFQTCGEVKCQPVVDECRNLVWCGSHDCNLYALDYRSYCCVYKLSCGGSIYGSPVIDKVRNTLYVASTSGRVTAVSIKAMPFSELWLRELEAPVFGSLSVYSKTGNVLCCLVDGHVIALDASGSTIWKVKTGGPIFAGPCTSYALPSQALICSRDGRIYSFELEKGGLLWEHNLGDPITSSAYVDENLQLVSNFLHLSDRLICVCTSSGSVYVLRIPSDSDGALSRLSEDVVKEFGRLDLQGNIFSSPVMIGGRIFIGCRDDYMYCLQLKSEEVNGL, encoded by the exons ATGCAAGAATTCTATCCCCTTGGTGGTGACGAATTATTACTGTTCAAAACGTCAATAAGCTTCATTGATCATCTGCAAGAATTCCTTGGAGCTCTCCTTACTACTTGTACGTTGGTCATTCCTCCTTTCAACGAGCTcaaagaaaatagtttttatgtGCACGACTTTCTCCAG GCTTACACTATAAATAGACTTATTTCTGTCCCATCACTCATGAGGATGATTCTTCCTGCTTTGGATAGCCCCTATAATATCAGAGTTCAAAGTTCCTTGAAAACTTTAGTGCTGAGTGGAGAAGTTTTCCCTATTTCCTTATGGGAAATGCTTTACAAGTTGTTACCAAAGACTACAATCTTGAATTTATATGGGTCTACAGAG GTGTCCGGTGATTGTTCCTATTTTGATTGCAAGAGGCTGCTATCGATTTTGGAGAATGAAGCACTGGACAGTGTTCCTATTGGCATGCCTATGTCAAATTGTGATTTAGTTCTTCTAGGTGAAGATTCTCCCATGCAAGGAGAAATATATGTAGGTGGACTCTGCATTGCTAAAGGATACTACTGTGATTTTTCCGCTTCATCCCAGGAATTTGTGAAGTTGCCTATATGCTCTTCTTCTGGTTGTTTTGTCAGTGACTTGAAATGTCATCACTATTTTAAAACTGGCGACTTTGCTAGATTACTACACAGTGGTGACTTGGTTTTTATGGGGAGAAAAGACCGCACTCTAAAAGTTAATGGGCAGCGGATTGCATTAGAGGAAGTTGAAAGTACATTACTGGGATACCCTGGTGTAGTTGATGCTGCTGTGGTTTCTCGTAGAGGTCAAGTAGAAGTGGCACTTCTGGAGGCTCATTTAGTAATGAGACAAAAGGATGTAGGTAGTGAAATTTTGAGAGCTTCTATTAGGAGTTGGATGCTTGACAAACTTCCCTTAGCAATGATTCCTaggtatttcttttttttggagtcGTTTCCAGCGACTTCCTCCGGGAAAGTAGATTATGCCCAGTTGGCCTGTATGACATCTTCCATAAAGCTTGATCCCAGCGAGTTTGATAATATCCAGAGTACTGAACTCTTACAAGTTATCAAGAAGGCCTTTTGTGATGCTTTGATGGTTGAAATGGTGTCCGATGATGATGACTTCTTTAAAATGGGCGGAAATTCTATCTTAGCAGCACATGTTTCTCATAGTTTAGAAATGGATATGAGGTTGCTTTATATCTTTCCTAGTCCAATGAAGCTTCAAATGGCGCTTATGGGAAAGGAAGGTTTGCGCGCTATTAATGGAAGAGCTAATGCTAATTTGGCTCATGAAGAGAGTCTTTTGTCAAATTTGAAGTCACCTAGTCTTCATAGCTTTAGGCCACGTGGAAGGATTCTGAGACTCTGCGACAAGAGTGACGATTTTTCTGGAAAGCGGCAGAAGGTGGATTCAGATTACTATAGAAGCTCTATGAGGATTAGTCTTGGAGATGGTTATCCATGGGACTGCAACCCATTCCAGGTTCCATGTTCATTTAGCCGTTGCAACAAATTAATTTATGAAGGATCACATGAGGGGAAAGATTTATGTCAAAAATTCATTGAAGTGGAAATTCCAAGAAACAAAAGAGTTGATATGAAAGAAGTATGGAAAGTACACATGGAATCTTGCATTGATGCATCACCACTTGTTGTGTTCAAAGATCAggatgtttttgttttcattggCTCTCACTCCTTCAAATTTCTTTGTATCAATGCCAAAAGTGGTTTTGTCCAATGGGAGACTAAACTAGAAGGACGGATAGAATGTTCGGCTGCAATCATTGGTGATTTTTCTCAGGTTGTCGTTGGATGTTACCAAGGGATCATCTACTTTATTGATCTTCATAGTGGCAGCATCTGTTGGCATTTCCAAACATGTGGTGAGGTAAAGTGTCAGCCCGTGGTTGATGAGTGCAGGAACTTGGTCTGGTGTGGATCGCATGACTGTAATCTTTATGCTCTGGATTATAGAAGTTACTGCTGTGTTTATAAGCTTTCGTGTGGTGGCAGCATCTATGGTTCACCTGTAATTGATAAG GTTCGCAATACACTTTACGTGGCATCCACTAGTGGCCGTGTTACAGCAGTATCCATAAAGGCTATGCCATTCAGTGAACTGTGGCTGCGTGAGTTGGAAGCACCAGTTTTTGGGTCCCTCTCCGTCTATTCCAAGACCGGAAATGTCCTCTGTTGCTTGGTGGATGGGCACGTTATTGCACTGGATGCAAGTGGGTCCACTATTTGGAAGGTAAAAACTGGTGGGCCAATATTTGCTGGACCCTGCACATCTTATGCACTACCCTCTCAAGCACTGATATGTTCGAGAGATGGAAGGATTTATTCATTTGAATTGGAAAAGGGTGGTCTACTCTGGGAACACAATCTTGGAGACCCAATTACTTCGTCTGCTTACGTTGATGAAAACTTGCAGTTGGTATCCAACTTCTTGCACCTTTCAGATAG GTTAATCTGTGTGTGTACGAGTAGTGGGAGTGTCTATGTGCTCCGTATCCCCTCAGATTCTGATGGAGCGCTAAGCCGACTGAGTGAAGACGTGGTGAAAGAATTTGGTAGGTTGGATCTCCAAGGCAACATTTTTTCTTCTCCTGTGATGATTGGAGGCCGGATTTTCATCGGTTGTAGGGATGACTATATGTATTGCCTTCAGTTGAAATCTGAAGAAGTCAATGGCCTGTGA